The proteins below come from a single Sporolituus thermophilus DSM 23256 genomic window:
- a CDS encoding branched-chain amino acid ABC transporter permease yields the protein MLLLQQIINGLALGGIYSLIAIGWTVVFGIIGLINWTHGEVFMIGAFVGFLLITHFKLNLFAALILAMVASGFTAFLIDRLAYRPLRNGPRLALFITALGASTFLRNLAAIIWEPHSRAYPPTLDFSVMTLQFGGASLTVNSLQVFIFVVTLVIMAFLQWFITRTMMGKAMLAASQDIETVSLMGVEVNHLVTITFWVSGLLGGAAGVLVGVLYAIDPMMGAMAGLKGWAVAVLGGVGSITGAMVAGLMLGVAENIASVYISSGYRDAIAFIVMILVLVIKPTGLMGFKFEEKV from the coding sequence ATGCTCTTGCTGCAGCAAATCATCAACGGTCTGGCCCTGGGCGGGATTTATTCCCTTATTGCCATCGGCTGGACGGTAGTATTCGGCATTATCGGTCTTATCAACTGGACCCACGGCGAGGTGTTCATGATTGGCGCCTTTGTGGGCTTTCTGCTCATTACGCACTTTAAGCTGAACCTCTTTGCCGCCCTCATTCTGGCCATGGTCGCCAGCGGCTTTACGGCCTTTCTGATTGACCGGCTGGCGTACCGTCCCCTGCGCAATGGCCCCCGCCTGGCGCTGTTTATTACGGCGCTGGGGGCGTCTACTTTCTTGCGCAATCTGGCGGCCATTATCTGGGAGCCCCATTCCCGGGCCTATCCCCCTACCCTGGACTTTTCCGTCATGACCTTGCAGTTTGGCGGCGCTTCGCTGACGGTTAACAGCCTTCAGGTGTTCATTTTTGTGGTTACCCTCGTGATAATGGCCTTTCTGCAGTGGTTCATCACCCGTACCATGATGGGCAAGGCCATGCTGGCCGCGTCGCAGGACATTGAGACCGTCAGCCTGATGGGGGTTGAGGTCAACCATTTGGTTACCATCACTTTCTGGGTAAGCGGCCTCTTAGGCGGCGCCGCCGGTGTCCTGGTCGGTGTTTTGTACGCAATCGACCCGATGATGGGCGCCATGGCCGGCCTGAAGGGCTGGGCGGTCGCCGTGCTCGGCGGGGTAGGCAGCATCACCGGGGCGATGGTGGCCGGGCTGATGCTCGGTGTGGCCGAAAATATCGCGTCCGTGTATATTTCCTCGGGCTATCGCGACGCCATTGCCTTTATTGTCATGATTTTGGTGCTGGTCATTAAGCCCACCGGCCTGATGGGTTTTAAATTCGAGGAAAAGGTATAG
- a CDS encoding ABC transporter substrate-binding protein has product MSKYMKLLSLVVVLIFLVAAAGCGGSSGTSAGKGNLVIAMVNPLSGDSATYGVSHKNGIELAREEINKAGGIKGQQIEILFHDDAGDPKQAAAGAQKFADQKNVMAIVGSCLSSNTLAMVPITDKAKLPHSVVSSSTPKLSGISKYFFRMAVQDAQVGILMGDLIAKKLGAKKVAILYPNNDYGKGLTAAIEDTLKQHGVTVVSNQAYLATDKDYSALLTGIKAQGVDALAVAGTYTDGGLITKQARELGLTIPIVGGTGFYSPKFVEIAGKAAEGAIFLGAFVASNPDPAVQSFVKKYKEKYNMEPDTFAALGYDQMYVLAEAMKKAAEKGAITRENIRDAMAQTSYKGITGTVTFNDKGDWVRPYLYITVKDGKFVLYQ; this is encoded by the coding sequence GTGTCCAAGTATATGAAATTATTATCCTTGGTGGTGGTACTCATTTTCCTGGTGGCGGCGGCCGGGTGCGGCGGCAGTTCCGGCACGTCGGCCGGCAAAGGCAATCTGGTGATTGCCATGGTTAACCCGCTGTCGGGTGACAGCGCTACTTACGGCGTGAGCCATAAGAACGGCATAGAACTGGCCCGGGAGGAGATTAACAAGGCCGGTGGCATTAAGGGGCAGCAAATCGAGATCCTCTTCCACGACGATGCCGGCGATCCCAAGCAGGCGGCGGCAGGGGCGCAGAAATTCGCCGACCAGAAAAACGTCATGGCCATCGTGGGGTCGTGCCTGAGTTCCAATACGCTGGCGATGGTGCCGATTACCGATAAAGCCAAACTGCCGCACTCGGTTGTTTCGTCCAGCACGCCCAAACTGAGCGGCATCAGCAAATACTTTTTCCGCATGGCCGTGCAGGACGCCCAGGTCGGCATCCTGATGGGCGACTTGATCGCCAAGAAGCTGGGGGCCAAAAAGGTCGCCATTTTGTACCCCAATAACGATTATGGCAAGGGTTTGACGGCGGCGATCGAAGACACGCTCAAACAGCATGGCGTAACGGTCGTGTCCAACCAGGCCTATCTGGCTACCGACAAAGATTACTCGGCCCTGCTCACCGGGATCAAGGCCCAGGGGGTTGACGCGCTGGCCGTGGCCGGCACCTATACTGACGGCGGCCTGATTACCAAGCAGGCCCGCGAACTCGGCCTCACCATACCAATCGTCGGCGGCACCGGTTTCTACAGCCCGAAATTCGTGGAAATCGCCGGCAAGGCGGCGGAAGGGGCCATTTTCCTGGGCGCCTTCGTGGCCTCCAATCCTGATCCGGCCGTGCAAAGTTTCGTGAAGAAGTATAAAGAAAAGTATAATATGGAGCCCGATACGTTCGCCGCCCTCGGTTACGACCAGATGTACGTCCTGGCCGAGGCAATGAAGAAGGCGGCGGAGAAAGGCGCCATCACCCGGGAAAACATCCGGGATGCCATGGCCCAGACTAGCTACAAGGGGATTACCGGCACGGTTACCTTTAACGATAAAGGCGACTGGGTCCGCCCGTACTTATATATCACCGTAAAAGACGGCAAGTTTGTTCTGTACCAGTAA